AAAATCAAACTCAGTGCTCGCATTAGAGATTAATTGCGCCAGAGGAATACATTGATGAGTGTCGGATTGCAGCATTGGAAGGCTATCAATATTGACCCCCAGTTCAGCCAGTTCATGCGGAGTTAACAGTGGAGTTAACCCTGTTTGGTCTGCTACGAATTGGGGTAATTGGTCATCGTGCTTTTGGCAATCTTGTGCTTTGACAAAGGTAATATTTCTTCTGTACTTGAGATTGCCATTTAAATAAACATCAACGTCATAGGTTCCTGGTAATTGTGAACCTTGGCTTGCGAAAGTACTTAAATCAGCAATATGCTCTGAATCGATAGATATCAAAGAAGGTGGAAAATAGTAATTTTCTCCCTCTTGGGCATTAGTGCTTTGAATTACAAAAAGGCAGATAAATAAGTATGAGGGTCTCAAATGGTTATTGATGATTTTTTTGTATTTTTTTAGTGAAACGAACATAGAAAACCTTATTTCCATTTGAAATAAAATAGATTAATTCTTAATTGAAAACGGCTGACTGTGGCGAAGTGACGCCACCAAAATCATTGATTGAACTAAACGTCAATTTACTGGTATCAAATCCGACAGGGGAGTTAACATGAATATCGCTAAATGGCGCGATCATGACAGTTGGTAGTTCTTTCTTATCTGATTTAAGATCAGTTAATGTCATGTAATACGGTGATGGGTTTGATATTTTAATTTTTTGGTTATCAATCTTGCTAAATCGGATAAGATTTTCAGCTTCCTTTGGTGTGATCTTTAATCCTTTTGGTCGAACGAAAAGTTTAACTCGAGTTACAGCTGCAAGAATTAATGCATTCTTATCAGCTAATTCATTTCGATCAATGGATGGAATGGCTTTTACATTAAAATAAAATAGAGATTCCTTATCGTTCGCTAGTTTTTCCCCTGCATAAACTAATCGAATAGTATTTTCATTCCTAGGTGCACTAGTAAATAATGGTGGCGTGGAAATGAAATCGCTTATTTTATTTCCTTTGGAATCTTCAATCCAAGTTTGAACTAGAAAGGCTGATTTATCTGAGGTATTTCGAATGCCGGTGGTAATTTGCTTACTTTCTTGTGGATAAATAATTCGGGTGCTATCAAGTGTAACTCCACCAGCTAAACAAAGAGAAGAAAAACCAAAATAGAATAGCGTAATTAGCCATTTATAATAATGACTTACTTTAGGTAACGAAAACATAAAAACTCCAGATATACATAATGCGCACCCGCTATGACACGGGTGCTAAGACGGAAATATTACTGATAAGTAATAGTGAAATCGGCAGATGCGTTAGCTGAACCCGCAGTAACTTCATCCGCTAATGCGATGTACTGTGCTTGGAAGCGTAATGTGCTATCACCTTCATTCATCTTAATTACATCTGTCGCTTTCAGGCCATCAACGTTGACTAATTTACTGTTCTGTAAAATTTGGATACCCACGCCAGTTGCTGTTGTTTGCCCACTTTGAGAAGCTACAGGAGCTAGGATTTTCTCTTCGTCAGGAACGGTAATACCCGCGAAAGTCAGAGAGACATTTTTGAATGTTTCAGTTGCACATCCGGTTAATTTAATATCAAAACCGACAGGGGAAGAAACAGATGATTTGCCTGTGAATGCAT
The Providencia alcalifaciens DNA segment above includes these coding regions:
- a CDS encoding fimbria/pilus periplasmic chaperone, with protein sequence MFSLPKVSHYYKWLITLFYFGFSSLCLAGGVTLDSTRIIYPQESKQITTGIRNTSDKSAFLVQTWIEDSKGNKISDFISTPPLFTSAPRNENTIRLVYAGEKLANDKESLFYFNVKAIPSIDRNELADKNALILAAVTRVKLFVRPKGLKITPKEAENLIRFSKIDNQKIKISNPSPYYMTLTDLKSDKKELPTVMIAPFSDIHVNSPVGFDTSKLTFSSINDFGGVTSPQSAVFN
- a CDS encoding fimbrial protein; this encodes MKSKLIAIALPISLVLSQNAFANEEPSVPEELTPVTVGGGIVNFAGTIVNTPCVIDNDDASQTVNLGQYRQDAFTGKSSVSSPVGFDIKLTGCATETFKNVSLTFAGITVPDEEKILAPVASQSGQTTATGVGIQILQNSKLVNVDGLKATDVIKMNEGDSTLRFQAQYIALADEVTAGSANASADFTITYQ